GAGATTTACCACATACTCCTCTGGTTGTGCATCCTTCACCGTGGGATGTCTCTTCACACTGGAAACAGAACATCTCGGGCGATTCTTTGGCACTTTGCATGACACCACGATTAGACTGTTATAAAAAAGCTATTCTCCCGAATATATTCGGGTGTGTCGAATCTATCCCATAAGTTATCAAGACGTGACGACGACTTAGGTTATGGGCACGAACCTCAGCCTTCCAGTATCTACTCAGACACTACAATACGCAGCCGAGGAGTTCGGCACACCCGTCTATGTCACCGACTCCGAGACGGTACGCGATAGATACTCCGAGATGAGTGACGCCTTCCCCGACGCGAGGATACAGTACGCCGCGAAGGCTAACACCAACCCTCGTATACTCGAAGTCCTGAGAGACGAGGGCGCGGCGGTCGATGCCGTATCGCTCGGAGAGGTCGTAGCAGCAGAGAAAGCAGGGTTTGAGCCCGACGAAATAATGTATACGGGGGTCAACCCGCCCGAAGAAGAGTTACGGCGTGTCATCGAGAAGGACGTCAGACTAAACGCCGACTCGGTAAGCGGAATAGAGAGGATCGCCGAGATAGATCCCGGTAGGGAGATAGGTATACGTGTCAACCCCTCGGTGGGCGCAGGACACCACGAGAAGGTCATCACGGGGGGCGAGGGATCGAAGTTCGGAGTCCCCGAGGAGGCGATAGTCGAGGCGTACGAACGCGCCGACGAAGTCGGTCTCGAAGCCGTCGGCGTACATATGCATATAGGGAGCGGAGTCACCCAGCGCGAGCCCTTCGAGAGGGCGGCGGAGAAGATGGGCGAGATAGTCGGAAGGATAGAGGACGCGGGATATAAGATGGAGTACATAGACGTCGGCGGCGGAGTAGGTGTGCCGTACAGACCCGGCGACGACAGACCCGACCTGAGCGGCATAGCCGACGGGATACGTGAAGGACTCGGAACCGAGTCACGTGACGCCGAACTGATAGTCGAGCCGGGACGTTTCTTAGTCGCCGAGTCGACAGTCCTTCTTACGCGGGTCAACACCGTAAAGGACGGCTTCGTCGGGGTCGATGCGGGCTTCAACACTCTACTCCGTCCCGCGATGTACGACGCCTACCACCATATCACTAACCTGTCACGTGACGCGCCCGAGAGAGAGGTCGACGTAGTGGGTCCTATCTGTGAGACGGGAGACGTCTTAGGAGAGGACAGACGGATCGCCGATCCGAGAGAGGGAGACCTCTTAGCGATCCACACCGCGGGAGCCTACGGCTTCTCTATGTCTTCACGTTACAACTCACGACGTCTCCCCGCCGAAGCCATGGTCTCGAACCGCGGTCTTGAGCTTATACGTCAACGCGAGACATTCGACGACGTATTCGGGAAGGTCGTCGAGTGAAGGACAGTCAACCATGTGCACTGACTGCGTTCTTCCGTGAGATACTGACGTTAATATCTATGTC
The sequence above is a segment of the Candidatus Afararchaeum irisae genome. Coding sequences within it:
- the lysA gene encoding diaminopimelate decarboxylase translates to MGTNLSLPVSTQTLQYAAEEFGTPVYVTDSETVRDRYSEMSDAFPDARIQYAAKANTNPRILEVLRDEGAAVDAVSLGEVVAAEKAGFEPDEIMYTGVNPPEEELRRVIEKDVRLNADSVSGIERIAEIDPGREIGIRVNPSVGAGHHEKVITGGEGSKFGVPEEAIVEAYERADEVGLEAVGVHMHIGSGVTQREPFERAAEKMGEIVGRIEDAGYKMEYIDVGGGVGVPYRPGDDRPDLSGIADGIREGLGTESRDAELIVEPGRFLVAESTVLLTRVNTVKDGFVGVDAGFNTLLRPAMYDAYHHITNLSRDAPEREVDVVGPICETGDVLGEDRRIADPREGDLLAIHTAGAYGFSMSSRYNSRRLPAEAMVSNRGLELIRQRETFDDVFGKVVE